One window of the Eucalyptus grandis isolate ANBG69807.140 chromosome 8, ASM1654582v1, whole genome shotgun sequence genome contains the following:
- the LOC104414396 gene encoding beta-amylase 1, chloroplastic produces MALSMTHQIGTLAGTPIQAESGSGAGEPSMATVSAAAVWKSPAPSIRCRAQKPDALDALSPPLSPCRSPVLGGIRPDLSVACQAFAAEMEALPQAAVREHKEVAPAAGSREKGSGGVPVFVMMPLDSVTMNNTVNRRKAMNASLQALKSAGVEGIMMDVWWGLVEREPGSYNWGGYAELLEMAKKHGLKVQAVMSFHQCGGNVGDSCSIPLPKWAVEEVDKDPDLAYTDQWGRRNYEYISLGCDTLPVLKGRTPVQCYADFMRAFRDNFQHLLGETIVEIQVGMGPAGELRYPSYPEQNGTWKFPGIGAFQCYDKYMLSSLKAAAEAAGKAEWGHTGPTDAGHYNNWPEDAPFFKKEGGGWNSQYGEFFLSWYSQMLLDHGERILSSAKSVFENTGTKISVKVAGIHWHYGTRSHAPELTAGYYNTRYRDGYLPIAQMLARHGAIFNFTCIEMRDHEQPQDALCAPEKLVKQVALATQKAEVPLAGENALQRYDDYAHEQILRSALLNIDGYPQEDKEMCAFTYLRMNPDLFQADNWRRFVAFVKKMKEGKNLHRCWEQVEREAEHFVHVTQPLVQEAAVALRH; encoded by the exons ATGGCGCTGAGCATGACTCACCAGATCGGGACGCTCGCCGGGACGCCGATCCAGGCGGAGTCCGGGAGCGGCGCCGGGGAGCCGTCGATGGCGACGGTGAGCGCGGCCGCGGTGTGGAAATCGCCGGCTCCCAGCATCCGGTGCAGGGCGCAGAAGCCGGACGCGTTGGACGCCTTATCGCCGCCGCTGAGCCCGTGCAGGTCGCCGGTCCTGGGAGGGATCCGCCCGGATCTGTCCGTCGCGTGCCAGGCCTTCGCGGCGGAGATGGAGGCGCTGCCGCaggcggcggtgagggagcaCAAGGAGGTGGCGCCGGCGGCGGGCTCCCGCGAGAAGGGGAGCGGAGGAGTGCCGGTGTTTGTGATGATGCCGTTGGACAGCGTGACGATGAATAACACCGTGAACCGGAGGAAGGCGATGAACGCGAGTCTGCAGGCGTTGAAGAGTGCTGGCGTGGAGGGGATTATGATGGACGTGTGGTGGGGATTGGTGGAGAGAGAGCCTGGGAGCTACAATTGGGGTGGTTATGCGGAGCTTTTGGAGATGGCGAAGAAGCATGGGTTGAAAGTGCAGGCTGTGATGTCGTTTCACCAGTGCGGTGGAAACGTTGGTGACTCTTGCTC caTCCCTCTACCAAAGTGGGCTGTGGAAGAAGTTGATAAAGATCCAGATCTTGCATATACAGACCAGTGGGGTAGGAGAAACTACGAGTACATATCACTTGGCTGTGACACCCTCCCGGTTCTCAAAGGGCGAACACCTGTACAGTGTTATGCTGACTTCATGCGTGCATTTAGAGACAACTTCCAGCACCTTTTAGGTGAAACCATTGTG GAAATTCAAGTAGGCATGGGGCCAGCAGGCGAACTTCGTTATCCATCATACCCCGAGCAAAATGGGACATGGAAATTTCCAGGAATTGGAGCTTTTCAATGTTACGACAAG TACATGCTGAGTAGCTTGAAAGCTGCAGCCGAGGCTGCTGGCAAAGCAGAATGGGGCCACACCGGTCCAACTGATGCTGGTCACTATAACAACTGGCCAGAGGATGCCCCATTCTTCAAAAAGGAAGGTGGAGGATGGAACAGTCAATATGGTGAATTCTTCTTGTCGTGGTATTCTCAGATGCTACTGGACCATGGTGAGAGAATACTCTCATCTGCCAAATCAGTCTTTGAGAATACAGGAACAAAGATTTCAGTCAAGGTTGCAGGAATTCACTGGCACTATGGAACGCGTTCGCATGCTCCTGAGCTGACAGCAGGATACTACAACACACGTTATCGGGATGGTTACCTTCCCATTGCCCAGATGTTGGCACGGCACGGTGCTATATTCAACTTCACTTGCATCGAAATGCGTGACCACGAGCAACCCCAAGATGCGCTCTGCGCACCTGAGAAGCTGGTGAAGCAAGTAGCTTTGGCTACCCAGAAGGCAGAAGTTCCTCTTGCTGGGGAAAACGCACTGCAGCGCTATGATGATTATGCGCATGAACAGATTTTGCGGTCCGCATTGCTGAACATCGATGGCTATCCTCAGGAGGACAAGGAGATGTGCGCATTCACATATCTGAGGATGAACCCGGACTTATTCCAAGCCGACAACTGGAGGCGGTTCGTGGCGTTTGtcaagaagatgaaagaagggaaaaacCTGCACCGATGTTGGGAGCAGGTCGAGAGAGAAGCTGAGCACTTTGTTCATGTCACTCAGCCTCTGGTTCAAGAAGCAGCCGTTGCACTTAGGCACTGA